In one Pseudomonas tensinigenes genomic region, the following are encoded:
- a CDS encoding efflux transporter outer membrane subunit — translation MKPRLSLLTVCLILSACGSTPQPPDSGIVPPAAWQSPHNTSAERDALRWWTRFASPQLDQLIEQAQVGSYDLAAAIARVRQARADTVIAGGSLLPEIQGTGNANRQKLLRGDGYRQLDADSSNRAVDYFDVGLSASYEIDFWGGKRASRDSAQFSLQASEFDRATVELTLLSGVANSYTQVLSLQEQSRIAELNLANAQNVLQLVQTRYNAGSATALELAQQKSLVAAQQRQLPTVQQQARDAQIALAALLGRPVQDLPASHESFDQLQWPPISAGLPSELLTRRPDIARAEAQLAAAQANVKVARAAMLPKITLGASIGSGANQADDLLRSPFYNLTAGLIAPIFNNGRLSAERDKATARQEELLETYRGAIINGFADVEKALNSIRGLDQQRQWQSEELNQAQTAFNIAQSRYQAGAEDLLTVLETQRTLYAAQDQTVQLRLSRMQASIALYKALGGGWQTQ, via the coding sequence ATGAAACCGCGCCTCAGTCTGTTGACCGTCTGCCTGATACTCAGCGCTTGCGGCAGTACCCCACAACCCCCGGACAGCGGCATCGTGCCGCCTGCCGCCTGGCAATCACCGCACAACACCAGCGCCGAACGCGACGCCCTGCGCTGGTGGACGCGCTTCGCCAGCCCGCAACTCGATCAATTGATCGAGCAGGCCCAGGTCGGCAGTTATGACCTGGCCGCAGCCATCGCTCGCGTGCGCCAGGCGCGTGCCGACACCGTGATTGCCGGCGGCTCGTTGCTGCCGGAAATACAAGGTACCGGCAACGCCAATCGGCAAAAGCTGTTGCGTGGCGATGGCTATCGTCAACTGGATGCCGACAGCAGTAACAGGGCGGTGGACTACTTCGACGTCGGCCTCAGCGCCAGTTACGAAATCGACTTCTGGGGCGGCAAGCGCGCATCGCGCGACAGCGCACAGTTCAGCCTGCAAGCCAGCGAGTTTGATCGCGCCACCGTCGAGTTGACCCTGCTCAGCGGCGTCGCCAACAGCTACACGCAGGTCCTGTCGCTACAGGAACAGAGCCGCATTGCCGAGCTTAATCTGGCCAACGCGCAAAACGTCCTGCAACTGGTGCAGACGCGCTACAACGCAGGCTCCGCCACGGCGCTTGAACTGGCGCAACAAAAAAGCCTGGTCGCCGCGCAGCAACGCCAATTGCCGACCGTCCAGCAACAGGCTCGAGACGCGCAGATCGCCCTGGCGGCCCTGCTCGGCCGCCCGGTGCAAGACCTGCCGGCCAGCCACGAGTCCTTCGACCAGTTGCAATGGCCGCCGATATCCGCCGGCCTGCCCAGCGAACTGCTGACCCGGCGTCCGGACATCGCCCGTGCCGAGGCGCAATTGGCGGCAGCTCAGGCGAACGTCAAAGTGGCACGAGCGGCGATGCTGCCGAAAATCACGCTGGGCGCGAGCATTGGCTCCGGTGCCAACCAGGCCGATGACCTGTTGCGCAGTCCGTTCTACAACCTCACCGCCGGGCTGATCGCACCGATCTTCAACAATGGCCGTCTGAGCGCTGAACGCGACAAGGCCACGGCCCGTCAGGAAGAGCTGCTGGAAACTTATCGCGGCGCCATCATCAACGGTTTCGCCGACGTCGAAAAAGCCCTCAACAGCATCCGCGGTCTTGATCAACAACGGCAGTGGCAGAGCGAAGAACTGAACCAGGCGCAAACCGCCTTCAACATCGCCCAGAGCCGTTATCAGGCCGGCGCCGAGGACTTGCTGACCGTACTGGAAACCCAGCGCACGCTGTATGCGGCGCAGGATCAGACCGTGCAACTGCGGCTGTCGCGAATGCAGGCGAGTATTGCCTTGTACAAGGCGCTGGGTGGTGGATGGCAGACGCAATAA
- a CDS encoding MacB family efflux pump subunit — translation MQTPLIDLQDIRKSYGGGDAPEVHVLRGIDLSIHAGEFVAIVGASGSGKSTLMNILGCLDRPTSGEYRFAGENVAGLDSDELAWLRREAFGFVFQGYHLIPSGSAQENVEMPAIYAGTPAAERHARAAALLDRLGLASRTGNRPHQLSGGQQQRVSIARALMNGGHIILADEPTGALDSHSGKEVMALLDELASQGHVVILITHDREVAARAKRIIEISDGLIISDSARNNPDAQHSANPGALQAVDLRKRLSEGAEATGAWKGELVDALHAAWRVMWINRFRTALTLLGIIIGVASVVVMLAVGEGSKRQVMAQMGAFGSNIIYLSGSAPNPRTPPGIITLDDVHALASLPQVQRIMPVNGAEAGVRFGNADHLSYVGGNDTNFPAIFNWPVVQGSYFTEADEQNAAAVAVIGHKVRSKLLKDVANPIGQYILIENVPFQVVGVLAEKGASSGDSDSDNRIAVPYSAASVRLFGTRNPEYVAIAAADARKVKDTEHAIEQLMLNLHNGKKDFELTNNAAMIQAEARTQNTLSLMLGSIAAISLLVGGIGVMNIMLMTVRERTREIGIRMATGARQRDILRQFLTEAVMLSVVGGIAGIALALIIGGVLILSEVAVAFSLMAVLGAFGCALVTGVVFGFMPARKAARLDPVTALTSE, via the coding sequence ATGCAAACGCCTCTGATCGACCTGCAGGACATCCGCAAATCCTACGGCGGCGGTGACGCTCCCGAAGTTCACGTGTTGCGCGGCATCGACCTGTCGATTCACGCCGGCGAGTTCGTGGCGATTGTCGGCGCGTCCGGTTCCGGCAAATCGACGCTGATGAACATTCTCGGCTGCCTCGACCGGCCGACGTCCGGCGAATACCGCTTCGCCGGGGAAAACGTCGCCGGCCTCGACAGCGATGAACTCGCCTGGCTGCGCCGAGAAGCCTTCGGTTTCGTGTTTCAGGGCTATCACCTGATTCCGTCCGGCTCGGCCCAGGAAAACGTCGAGATGCCGGCGATCTACGCCGGCACCCCTGCCGCCGAGCGTCACGCGCGCGCCGCCGCCCTGCTCGACCGTCTCGGCCTCGCCTCGCGCACCGGCAACCGCCCCCATCAGCTTTCCGGAGGCCAGCAACAACGCGTGTCGATTGCTCGCGCACTGATGAATGGAGGCCATATCATCCTGGCCGACGAACCGACCGGCGCCCTCGACAGCCACAGCGGCAAGGAAGTCATGGCGCTGCTCGATGAACTGGCGAGCCAGGGCCATGTGGTCATTCTCATCACCCACGACCGCGAAGTGGCGGCGCGGGCCAAACGCATTATCGAAATCAGCGATGGCTTGATCATCAGCGATAGCGCCAGAAACAACCCTGACGCCCAGCACAGTGCCAATCCCGGCGCCCTGCAAGCGGTGGATCTGCGCAAGCGCTTGAGCGAAGGTGCCGAAGCCACCGGGGCCTGGAAAGGCGAACTGGTGGACGCCCTGCACGCCGCCTGGCGAGTGATGTGGATCAACCGCTTCCGCACCGCGCTGACCCTGCTCGGCATCATCATCGGCGTAGCCTCGGTGGTGGTGATGCTCGCCGTCGGCGAAGGCAGCAAGCGCCAGGTCATGGCACAAATGGGCGCGTTCGGCTCGAACATCATTTATCTCAGCGGCTCGGCGCCCAACCCGCGAACGCCACCGGGCATCATCACCCTCGACGATGTGCATGCCCTGGCGAGCCTGCCACAAGTACAGCGGATCATGCCGGTCAACGGCGCCGAGGCCGGTGTGCGCTTCGGCAATGCCGACCACCTCAGTTACGTTGGCGGCAATGACACCAACTTCCCGGCAATCTTCAACTGGCCGGTGGTTCAGGGCAGTTACTTCACAGAGGCCGACGAACAGAACGCAGCAGCCGTTGCGGTGATCGGCCACAAGGTGCGGAGCAAACTCCTCAAAGACGTTGCCAACCCGATCGGCCAGTACATTCTGATCGAGAACGTGCCGTTTCAGGTGGTCGGGGTACTGGCGGAAAAAGGTGCCAGCTCCGGCGATTCCGACAGTGACAACCGCATCGCCGTGCCCTACTCCGCCGCCAGCGTGAGGTTGTTCGGCACGCGTAATCCGGAGTACGTGGCCATCGCTGCCGCCGACGCGCGCAAGGTCAAGGACACCGAACACGCCATCGAACAACTGATGCTGAACCTGCACAACGGCAAGAAGGATTTCGAACTGACCAACAACGCGGCGATGATCCAGGCCGAAGCGCGCACGCAAAACACCCTGTCGCTGATGCTCGGCTCGATTGCGGCGATCTCGCTGCTGGTCGGCGGCATCGGCGTGATGAACATCATGCTCATGACCGTTCGCGAACGCACTCGCGAGATCGGCATCCGCATGGCCACCGGCGCCCGCCAGCGCGACATCCTGCGCCAGTTTCTCACTGAAGCGGTGATGCTATCGGTGGTCGGCGGCATCGCCGGCATCGCTCTGGCGCTGATCATTGGCGGCGTGCTGATTCTCAGTGAAGTCGCGGTGGCGTTCTCATTGATGGCGGTACTCGGCGCTTTTGGTTGCGCCTTGGTCACCGGTGTTGTCTTCGGCTTCATGCCGGCCCGCAAAGCTGCCCGACTCGACCCGGTCACGGCCCTTACCAGTGAATGA
- a CDS encoding efflux RND transporter periplasmic adaptor subunit encodes MKRPRPARRALLVALCLIPVVAVAAWQILPPGRDKFATVQVSRGDIESSVTALGTLQPRRYVDVGAQASGQIRKIHVEVGDVVKQGQLLVEIDPSTQKAKLDASQFSIENLKAQLQEQQAQHELARQKYQRQQNLAAGGATREEDVQTARAELKATQARIDMFRAQIRQAEASLRSDQAELGYTRIYAPMEGTVVALDAREGQTLNAQQQTPLILRIAKLSPMTVWAEVSEADIGHVKPGMTAYFTTLSGGNRRWSSTVRQILPVPPKPLDQTSQGGGSPASSSKSGSARVVLYTVLLDVDNADNALMAEMTTQVFFVADQAKNVLTAPVAALQGSAAANRQTAQVIATNGEIQSREVRTGISDRLKVQIIEGLNEGDHLLIGPADGSGG; translated from the coding sequence ATGAAACGTCCCCGCCCCGCCCGACGCGCCCTGCTCGTAGCCCTTTGTCTGATTCCCGTTGTCGCCGTAGCCGCCTGGCAGATATTGCCGCCCGGCCGGGACAAGTTCGCCACCGTGCAAGTCAGTCGCGGCGACATCGAAAGCAGCGTCACTGCCCTTGGCACATTGCAGCCACGGCGCTACGTGGATGTCGGCGCCCAGGCTTCCGGGCAAATCCGCAAAATCCATGTGGAAGTCGGCGACGTGGTCAAGCAAGGCCAATTGCTCGTGGAAATCGACCCGTCGACGCAAAAGGCCAAGCTCGACGCCAGCCAGTTCTCCATCGAAAACCTCAAGGCGCAGTTGCAAGAGCAACAGGCGCAGCACGAACTGGCGCGGCAGAAGTACCAGCGCCAGCAGAACCTCGCGGCCGGCGGCGCCACCCGTGAAGAAGACGTGCAGACCGCCCGCGCCGAACTCAAGGCCACCCAGGCACGTATCGACATGTTCCGCGCCCAGATCCGTCAGGCCGAGGCCAGTCTGCGCAGTGATCAGGCCGAACTCGGTTACACGCGCATTTATGCGCCGATGGAAGGCACCGTGGTCGCACTCGATGCCCGCGAAGGCCAGACACTCAATGCCCAGCAACAGACGCCACTGATTCTGCGCATCGCCAAACTGTCGCCGATGACGGTCTGGGCCGAGGTCTCCGAGGCCGATATCGGCCATGTCAAACCGGGCATGACTGCTTACTTCACCACACTCAGCGGTGGCAATCGGCGCTGGAGCAGCACCGTTCGGCAAATTCTGCCGGTGCCACCCAAACCGCTGGACCAGACCAGCCAGGGCGGTGGCAGCCCGGCCAGTTCGAGTAAAAGCGGCAGCGCGCGCGTGGTGCTGTACACCGTGCTGCTGGACGTCGATAACGCCGACAACGCCTTGATGGCAGAGATGACCACGCAAGTGTTCTTCGTCGCTGACCAGGCGAAAAACGTGCTCACCGCACCGGTCGCCGCCCTGCAAGGCAGCGCGGCGGCCAATCGGCAGACCGCGCAGGTCATCGCCACCAATGGCGAGATTCAGTCCCGCGAAGTACGCACCGGCATCAGCGACCGTCTCAAAGTGCAGATTATCGAGGGCTTGAACGAAGGCGATCATTTGCTGATCGGCCCGGCCGACGGCAGCGGAGGTTGA
- a CDS encoding sigma-70 family RNA polymerase sigma factor — protein sequence MLENYYRELVCFLNAKLGNRQVAEDVVHDAYLRVLERSSDTPIEQPRAFLYRTALNLVIDDHRRNASRQVESLEVLDNEERYFTPSPHGTLDHGQRLEMLQRALAELSPLCRESFLLRKIEGLSHNEIAASLGISKALVEKHIVNAMKHCRLRIKQWDAH from the coding sequence ATGTTGGAAAACTACTATCGCGAGCTGGTGTGTTTCCTGAACGCCAAGCTGGGCAACCGCCAGGTTGCCGAGGATGTGGTGCATGACGCCTATTTACGCGTACTCGAGCGCTCCAGCGACACGCCGATCGAGCAGCCCCGGGCGTTTCTTTATCGAACGGCATTGAATCTGGTCATCGACGACCATCGTCGCAATGCCTCGCGCCAGGTCGAATCGCTGGAAGTGCTCGACAACGAAGAGCGCTATTTCACCCCGTCGCCCCATGGCACCCTCGATCACGGTCAACGCCTGGAGATGCTCCAGCGCGCGCTGGCCGAATTATCGCCGCTGTGCCGCGAAAGCTTTCTGCTGCGCAAGATCGAAGGCCTGTCCCACAACGAAATCGCCGCAAGCCTGGGCATTTCCAAAGCGCTGGTGGAAAAACACATCGTCAATGCCATGAAGCATTGCCGGTTACGCATCAAACAATGGGACGCCCATTGA
- a CDS encoding lysine N(6)-hydroxylase/L-ornithine N(5)-oxygenase family protein has product MTQAIASPIVHDLIGVGFGPSNLALAIALQERGPIQGELDVLFLDKQANYSWHGNTLSTQSELQISFLKDLVTLRNPTSPYSFVNYLKYHGRLVDFINLGTFYPCRMEYNDYLRWVAGQFTEQSRYGEEVLTIEPVLHNHQVEALRVISRGSDGLQHVRTTRSVVVSAGGTPRIPEAFKALKGDTRVFHHSQYLSQMAKQPCVNNQPMSIAIIGGGQSAAEAFIDLNDSFPSVQVDMILRGSALKPADDSPFVNEVFSPEFTDLVFQQNSAERERLVNEYHNTNYSVVDIDLIERIYGIFYRQKVSGIARHAFRTLTTVEKATATENGIELAVRNNATGEVTVRNYNAVVLATGYERQMHRKLLAPLEEYLGDFEVDRNYKLITDERCKAGIYMQGFCQASHGLSDTLLSVLPIRADEIAGSLYEHGKNRGHRSMADLLLATAS; this is encoded by the coding sequence ATGACACAGGCAATTGCATCGCCCATCGTTCACGACCTGATCGGCGTCGGTTTCGGCCCTTCGAACCTGGCGCTGGCCATCGCTCTGCAAGAGCGCGGCCCGATCCAGGGTGAGCTGGATGTGCTGTTCCTCGACAAGCAGGCCAACTACAGCTGGCACGGCAATACCCTGTCGACGCAAAGCGAGTTGCAGATTTCCTTCCTCAAGGATCTGGTGACCCTGCGTAATCCGACCAGTCCGTATTCCTTCGTCAATTACCTGAAGTACCACGGTCGCCTGGTCGACTTCATCAACCTCGGCACCTTCTATCCGTGCCGCATGGAATACAACGACTACCTGCGTTGGGTCGCCGGGCAGTTCACCGAGCAGAGCCGTTATGGCGAAGAAGTGCTGACCATTGAACCGGTGCTGCACAACCATCAGGTTGAAGCATTGCGGGTTATTTCCCGTGGCAGCGATGGCCTGCAACATGTGCGCACGACCCGCTCGGTGGTGGTCAGCGCCGGCGGCACGCCGCGTATTCCCGAGGCGTTCAAGGCGCTGAAGGGCGACACTCGCGTGTTCCACCACTCGCAGTATCTGTCGCAGATGGCCAAGCAGCCGTGCGTGAACAATCAGCCGATGAGCATTGCGATCATCGGCGGCGGGCAGAGCGCGGCGGAAGCCTTTATCGATCTGAACGATTCGTTCCCGTCGGTGCAGGTCGACATGATCCTGCGCGGTTCGGCCTTGAAGCCTGCGGACGACAGCCCGTTCGTCAACGAAGTGTTCTCGCCGGAGTTCACCGATCTGGTGTTCCAGCAGAACAGTGCCGAGCGCGAACGTCTGGTCAACGAGTACCACAACACCAACTACTCGGTGGTCGACATCGACCTGATCGAGCGCATCTACGGCATCTTCTATCGTCAGAAGGTCTCGGGGATTGCCCGTCACGCGTTCCGCACCCTGACCACCGTCGAGAAAGCCACCGCCACCGAAAACGGTATCGAACTGGCCGTGCGCAACAACGCCACCGGCGAAGTCACCGTGCGCAACTACAACGCCGTGGTACTGGCCACCGGTTACGAGCGGCAGATGCACCGCAAACTGCTGGCGCCGCTGGAAGAATACCTCGGCGATTTCGAGGTTGATCGCAACTACAAACTGATTACCGACGAACGCTGCAAGGCCGGCATCTACATGCAGGGCTTCTGCCAGGCCAGTCATGGTCTGAGCGATACGCTGCTGTCGGTGCTGCCGATTCGTGCGGACGAGATTGCCGGCTCTTTGTATGAGCATGGCAAGAACCGTGGGCATCGTTCGATGGCGGATCTGTTGTTGGCGACTGCCAGCTAA